The region TTCTTCCTGGAGGATTACGCGCAAGCAATGGCTGATTTGAACGCTGCGATAGAGGCGGATCTTGGGAACTTCAGAGCGTTCTACAATCGGGGTCGGGTCCATTGCGTCCTTGGCGACCAGCAGCGGGCGGCGGCCGACTGGCTGAGATCGTACGAGTTGAGAACGCAAGCAAGCCTTGAATCGCAGCAACGCTTTCTCGGTCAGCGGGGCTACTATTCCGGTCCTGTCGATGGGGTTATAAACGCCGAACTTCGCGAGGCCGTTCAACTGAGGGCTCAAACCGAATGCCCCGGCTGACTGGCAGCCCAACGCCCAACTGCCGTCCCGCCAACCGGCGCGCCGCCGGTCCAATCCGATGACCCCAATCCACTGAGATTGACACTACTCCTTGTAGGGTCATAATCGCCGCAATAGCAACCGGCACCACAAGCAACGCGCGTGCCGGGTTGTCCGCCTCCCCTTATGGCGGGATCATGAAACAGGGAGTACCCAAATGAAAAATCTACTTGGCGCGTCGGCGATTGCGATCGCCGCCAGCACATCCCTTGCCGCGACCGCGGGCGCCCAAACGCTGATCTTTTGTTCCGAAGGCAGCCCGGAGAATTTCAGCCCGGCCCTATCGACCGCCGGCACGACCTTCACCGCCAGTTCAACGCCGATCTATAACCGGCTGGCCCAGTTCGATCGCGGCACCACGCAGGTCATCCCCGGCCTGGCGGAAAGTTGGGAGGTTTCGGACGACGGCCTGTCTTACA is a window of Moorena sp. SIOASIH DNA encoding:
- a CDS encoding tetratricopeptide repeat protein, which produces TEIAAAYDHRGAAFAFSGDHERAIEDYTQAIELSDEPRASTYRNRGTAYGQLGQFGRALQDFDQALAIDPGNADAYADRGLANFFLEDYAQAMADLNAAIEADLGNFRAFYNRGRVHCVLGDQQRAAADWLRSYELRTQASLESQQRFLGQRGYYSGPVDGVINAELREAVQLRAQTECPG